A single region of the Ictalurus punctatus breed USDA103 chromosome 17, Coco_2.0, whole genome shotgun sequence genome encodes:
- the LOC108277718 gene encoding trypsin inhibitor ClTI-1 translates to MKVATLCCVSLLLFLSAVISADQRSQPREAECEKYATLTCTREFDPVCGDDGETYSTECVLCMENKKRNQHVKVMHKGMCGSP, encoded by the exons ATGAAAGTGGCTACTCTGTGCTGTGTTTCTCTTCTCCTTTTCCTCTCTG CTGTCATATCAGCAGATCAAAGGTCCCAGCCCCGAGAG GCTGAGTGTGAAAAGTATGCGACTCTAACGTGCACCCGTGAGTTCGACCCAGTGTGTGGTGACGATGGCGAAACATACTCAACCGAATGTGTTCTCTGTATGGAAAATAA AAAGCGAAACCAACATGTGAAGGTGATGCACAAGGGAATGTGTGGAAGTCCTTAA